A window from Hoeflea sp. IMCC20628 encodes these proteins:
- a CDS encoding low molecular weight phosphatase family protein, translating to MADTGIDPVKTPPDSGSKTGLGAVLFVCGMNAIRSPMAEVIARSVLPAGTYVASAGVRPGERDPFVDTVLGEIGLDLGARQPQTLDELEDDYFDVIVTLAPEAHHRALEMTRGNAVEVIYWPTPDPTVATGTRERILDAYREVRDMLKLRITSGKGWSRGPAGG from the coding sequence ATGGCGGACACCGGCATCGATCCCGTCAAGACGCCGCCCGATTCGGGGTCCAAAACAGGACTCGGCGCGGTGCTGTTTGTCTGTGGCATGAACGCCATCCGCTCGCCAATGGCCGAAGTCATCGCCCGGTCGGTGTTGCCGGCGGGCACCTATGTCGCCTCTGCCGGGGTCCGCCCGGGCGAACGCGATCCCTTTGTCGATACGGTTCTGGGCGAAATCGGGCTTGACCTTGGCGCGCGGCAGCCGCAAACACTAGATGAGCTCGAGGATGACTATTTCGACGTCATCGTCACCCTGGCGCCCGAGGCCCATCACCGGGCGCTGGAAATGACCCGCGGCAATGCCGTCGAGGTGATCTACTGGCCGACGCCCGACCCGACAGTGGCAACAGGAACCCGGGAACGCATTCTCGATGCCTATCGCGAGGTTCGCGACATGCTGAAACTGCGTATCACCTCCGGCAAGGGCTGGTCACGCGGGCCTGCGGGCGGTTGA
- a CDS encoding UPF0262 family protein, whose protein sequence is MTEADTQRLCDVVLDETIGRATPDVEHERAVAIFDLIEENSFAPVGHAGGPYKLKLSLVDSKLVFSISTRSDEPVATHILSLTPFRRIVKDYFMICESYYEAIRSSTPSQIEAIDMGRRGIHNEGSQTLMDRLDGKIGMDFDTARRLFTLVCVLHWRG, encoded by the coding sequence ATGACAGAGGCGGACACTCAACGGCTCTGCGATGTTGTGCTCGATGAAACCATCGGCCGCGCCACGCCGGATGTCGAGCATGAGCGTGCCGTCGCCATTTTTGACCTGATCGAGGAAAACAGCTTCGCGCCCGTCGGCCATGCGGGCGGACCCTACAAGCTGAAGCTCTCGCTGGTTGATTCTAAGCTTGTGTTCTCCATTTCCACCCGGTCCGATGAGCCTGTGGCCACCCATATTCTCTCGCTCACGCCGTTCCGTCGCATCGTCAAAGACTATTTCATGATCTGCGAGAGCTATTACGAGGCGATTCGCTCATCGACACCGTCTCAGATCGAGGCGATCGACATGGGACGGCGCGGCATTCACAATGAAGGCTCGCAGACCCTCATGGACCGGCTGGACGGCAAGATCGGCATGGATTTCGATACTGCCAGGCGTCTGTTCACGCTCGTCTGCGTGCTGCACTGGCGCGGATAG